In one Ictalurus furcatus strain D&B chromosome 10, Billie_1.0, whole genome shotgun sequence genomic region, the following are encoded:
- the dennd5a gene encoding DENN domain-containing protein 5A codes for MSTGFSSNSCRFADYFVICGLDTESGLEPDELSALCQYIQESKFKEGAQGKLAIAREGENFEQSPLRRTFKSKVLAHYPENVEWSPFDQDAVGMLCMPKGLSFRTQADVREPQFHSFIITREDGSRTYGFALTFFEEVTSKQICSAMQTLYHMHNAEQQHDAQPRLQRFDSYDIGRDTLFVSKCICLMAPMAFTQASRKILQQLHQAVTSAQPPPLPLDSYVYNVLYEVPLPPAGRSLKFSGVYGPVVCQRPSSAELPLFDFPIRDVIELLGVENVLQLFTCALLEIQILLYSQHYQRLMTVAESITALMFPFQWQHVYVPILPASLLHFLDAPVPYLMGLHSNGQDDRTKLELPQEANLCFVDIDNHFIELPEDLPQFPNKLEFIQEISEVLMAFGVSPEGNVHCSEGPSKLKGFRAADMASDKRNGNLASSPLNSYLLRENETIARLQALVKRTGVSLEKLDVKEDSGTNKDMKMQCDEEEMKMHQLNIRVREVFANRFTQMFADYEVFVIQPSQDKESWFSNRDQMQNFDKASFLSDQPEPYLPFLSRFLETQMFASFIDSKILYHDDEDKEHTLRVFDGRVEKVRLLNVRTPTLRTSMYQKCTNIEEAEKSIEMRLSKIDHTAVHPHLLDMKIGQGRYEQGFFPRLQSDVLATGPTSNKWTKRSAPAQWRRRDRQKQHAEHLYLDNGQREKYIQEARNLGTTIRQPKLSNLSPSVIAQTNWKFVEGLLKECRNKTKRMLVEKMGREAVELGHGEVSITGVEENTLIASLCDLLERIWSHGLQVKQGKSALWSHLLHYQESKEKRDATPAGLGPPGLIHDTERRKSDASFALPPLKVSLIEDMRHIQNIGEIKTDVGKARAWVRLSMEKKLLSRHLKQLLSDHELTKKLYKRYAFLRCDDEKEQFLYHLLSFNAVDYFCFTNVFTTIMMPYHVIVIPSKKLGGSMFTANPWVCVSGELAETGVLQVPKNTLEITFECQNLGKLTTVQMGHDNSGLYAKWLVECVLVRNGITGHTYKFPCGRWLGKGVDDGSLERILVGELVTAGSENDERMCRTPPMQQSPGMMRRFVTISPNSKPKLNTGQIQEGVGEAINGIVKHFHKPEKERGSLTLLLCGEYGLVWALEQVFQHGFKSPRLFKNVFIWDFLEKAQVYFESAEQSQVTQDENYQTRVRHFCRFMRAISSTPRNIGKDGKFQLLVCLGARDHLLHHWIALLTDCPITAQMYEDMALLKDRSLVNSLIRVLQTLQEFNITLETSLVKGIGI; via the exons GTGAGAATTTTGAGCAGAGTCCACTGCGGAGAACGTTTAAATCCAAAGTTCTGGCTCATTACCCCGAGAATGTGGAGTGGAGTCCGTTCGACCAGGATGCTGTGGGCATG CTCTGCATGCCCAAAGGCCTGTCGTTCCGCACTCAAGCAGACGTACGCGAGCCGCAGTTCCACTCGTTCATCATCACTCGTGAGGACGGCTCACGCACCTACGGCTTTGCGCTCACCTTCTTCGAGGAAGTGACCAGCAAGCAGATCTGCAGTGCCATGCAGACGCTCTACCACATGCACAATGCCGAGCAGCAACACGATGCCCAGCCGCGTCTGCAGCGCTTCGACTCTTACGACATCGGCCGCGACACGCTGTTCGTGTCCAAATGCATCTGCCTGATGGCACCCATGGCCTTCACACAGGCGAGTCGCAAAATCCTCCAGCAGCTGCACCAGGCCGTGACGTCTGCACAGCCTCCACCGCTGCCACTCGACAGCTACGTGTACAACGTCCTGTATGAGGTACCGCTGCCACCTGCTGGCCGTTCGCTCAAATTCTCAGGCGTCTACGGGCCTGTGGTTTGTCAGCGACCCAGCTCTGCCGAGCTGCCGCTCTTCGACTTCCCCATACGGGACGTTATCGAGCTGCTCGGCGTCGAGAACGTTCTGCAGCTGTTCACCTGCGCTCTGCTCGAGATCCAGATCCTGCTCTACTCGCAAC ATTACCAGCGGCTGATGACCGTGGCCGAGAGCATCACGGCTTTGATGTTCCCGTTCCAGTGGCAGCATGTCTACGTGCCTATCCTGCCCGCCTCGCTGCTGCACTTCCTGGATGCGCCCGTGCCTTACCTCATGGGCCTTCACTCCAACGGCCAGGACGACCGCACCAAGCTGGAACTGCCTCAGGAG GCCAATCTGTGCTTCGTTGACATTGACAACCACTTCATTGAGCTGCCGGAAGATTTGCCACAGTTTCCCAACAAGCTGGAGTTCATCCAGGAGATCTCAGAAGTTCTGATGGCATTCGGTGTGTCCCCAGAAGGCAACGTGCACTGCAGTGAAGGCCCGAGTAAGCTAAAGGGCTTCCGGGCAGCCGACATGGCTTCAGACAAACGCAACGGGAACCTGGCCAGCTCTCCGCTGAACTCCTATCTGCTGAGGGAGAACGAGACCATCGCACGGCTACAGGCCCTGGTCAAGAGAACCGGAGTCAGCCTGGAGAAG CTGGATGTGAAAGAGGACTCAGGCACTAATAAGGATATGAAGATGCagtgtgatgaagaggagatgaagATGCACCAGCTGAACATTCGAGTGCGGGAGGTTTTCGCCAACCGTTTCACACAGATGTTTGCCGACTACGAGGTCTTCGTCATCCAACCCAGCCAGGACAAAGAGTCCTGGTTTAGTAACCGGGACCAGATGCAGAACTTCGACAAG GCCTCCTTCCTGTCTGACCAGCCGGAGCCCTACCTGCCCTTCCTGTCCCGCTTCTTGGAGACGCAGATGTTTGCCTCTTTTATCGACAGCAAGATCCTATACCACGACGACGAGGACAAAGAGCACACGCTGAGAGTGTTTGACGGTCGTGTGGAAAAGGTGCGGCTGCTGAACGTCAGGACGCCGACGCTGCGCACCTCGATGTACCAGAAATGCACCAACATCGAAGAAGCAG AGAAGTCCATCGAGATGCGGCTCTCTAAGATTGATCACACGGCTGTGCACCCACACCTGCTGGACATGAAGATCGGACAGGGCCGCTACGAGCAGGGCTTCTTCCCCCGACTGCAGTCCGATGTGCTCGCCACTGGACCCACCAGCAACAA GTGGACTAAGCGCAGCGCTCCTGCACAGTGGAGAAggagggacagacagaagcaGCATGCCGAGCACCTTTATCTGGACAACGGCCAGCGAGAG AAGTACATCCAGGAAGCTCGTAATCTAGGCACCACCATCCGCCAGCCCAAGCTGTCCAACCTGTCCCCTTCTGTCATCGCTCAGACCAACTGGAAGTTTGTGGAGGGTCTGCTGAAGGAGTGCAGAAATAAG ACAAAGCGCATGCTGGTGGAGAAGATGGGCAGGGAAGCAGTGGAGCTCGGTCACGGTGAGGTCAGCATCACCGGCGTGGAGGAGAACACACTCATCGCCAGCCTCTGCGACCTGCTGGAGAGAATCTGGAGCCACGGGCTGCAGGTTAAACAG GGGAAGTCTGCCTTGTGGTCGCACCTGCTGCATTATCAGGAGAGCAAAGAGAAGAGAGACGCCACGCCAGCTGGCTTAGGGCCTCCTG GTCTCATTCACGACACAGAGAGGCGGAAATCAGACGCCAGCTTCGCGCTGCCGCCTCTTAAAGTCTCTTTGATTGAGGACATGAg gCACATTCAGAACATCGGCGAGATTAAGACAGACGTAGGGAAAGCCAGAGCCTGGGTGCGTCTCTCCATGGAGAAGAAACTGCTGTCCAGACACCTCAAACAACTCCTGTCTGATCACGAGCTCACCAA GAAGCTCTATAAGCGTTACGCGTTTCTGCGCTGCGATGATGAGAAGGAACAGTTTCTCTATCATTTGCTGTCTTTCAACGCTGTCGATTACTTCTGTTTCACCAACGTCTTCACCACGATCA TGATGCCGTATCATGTGATAGTCATTCCTAGTAAGAAGCTGGGTGGCTCCATGTTCACAGCTAAcccttgggtgtgtgtgtcaggggaGCTGGCTGAAACCGGAGTGCTCCAGGTGCCGAAAAACACTCTGGAGATCACTTTTGAG TGCCAGAACCTGGGCAAGTTGACCACAGTGCAGATGGGCCATGATAACTCAGGACTATACGCCAAGTGGCTGGTGGAGTGCGTTCTGGTCCGAAACGGGATCACAGGACACACTTACAA GTTCCCATGTGGCCGCTGGCTGGGGAAAGGCGTGGACGACGGCAGTTTGGAGAGGATTCTAGTGGGAGAGTTGGTGACTGCAGGCTCGGAGAACGATGAAAGGATGTGTCGCACTCCTCCCATGCAGCAGTCGCCTGGGATGATGCGCCGATTCGTTACCATCTCGCCAAACAGCAAACCAA agCTGAACACGGGGCAGATCCAGGAGGGGGTTGGAGAGGCAATTAATGGAATCGTGAAGCACTTCCATAAACCAGAGAAAGAG AGAGGAAGTCTGACTCTTCTTCTCTGCGGAGAATACGGTCTGGTCTGGGCTCTCGAGCAGGTGTTCCAGCATGGCTTCAAGTCACCACGTCTCTTCAAGAATgtctttatttgggattttctGG AAAAGGCGCAGGTTTATTTTGAAAGTGCCGAGCAGAGTCAGGTAACTCAGGATGAAAACTATCAGACGAGGGTGCGCCATTTCTGCCGCTTCATGCGCGCCATCAGCAGCACCCCCAGAAACATCGGCAAAGATGGCAAGTTCCAGCTCCTCGTGTGCCTCGGAGCCAG AGATCACTTGCTTCACCACTGGATAGCTCTACTGACCGATTGTCCCATCACAGCACAGATGTACGAGGACATGGCATTGCTAAAAGACCGTTCTCTAGTGAACTCTTTGATCAGAGTGTTACAGACTTTGCAAGAATTCAACATAACTCTGGAGACCTCTCTCGTCAAAGGGATTGGAATATAA